From a single Planctellipticum variicoloris genomic region:
- a CDS encoding DUF1501 domain-containing protein, translated as MTLHASRRDFLQAGSFAAAALMSGSQLRAEESAAPVSLGKAEHCVMVWLGGGAGQIDTWDPKQLGDPKGKKAGSYYPSIDTAISGAKVCEHLPECAKILDRFAPIRTLHHDVIDEHAAAVNRLHTGRPVSETVTYPSIGSVVSYRRGPADEGVPAYVLIGYPSTTRGPGFLGSQSGYLYLTDTESGPQGLSRPADLTPERVRRREALLAEVRGDYRRRASGNPLAQDYDRAVTELQRLSGPQFMQTFQLDREPAELRNRYGGEFGQRCLLTRRLLERGVRFVEVSHNLNFLNGTGWDVHNEGIEQQHRLIQELDQAVSALVVDLERCKMLDKTLILVATEFGRPAQFDGGGGRGHHGKCFSVVLAGGGLKTGQVIGETDELAMNPLSRPVSVPDLHATVYAAMGINPHEELYAGDRPVPITDGGQPIRELFA; from the coding sequence ATGACGCTTCACGCCAGTCGACGCGACTTTCTCCAGGCCGGCAGCTTTGCCGCTGCCGCCCTGATGTCCGGCTCGCAACTCCGCGCCGAAGAGTCCGCGGCCCCCGTCTCCCTCGGAAAGGCCGAACACTGCGTCATGGTCTGGCTCGGCGGCGGAGCCGGGCAGATTGACACCTGGGACCCCAAACAGCTTGGCGACCCGAAGGGTAAGAAGGCCGGCTCGTATTATCCGTCCATCGACACCGCGATCTCCGGCGCCAAGGTCTGCGAGCACCTCCCCGAGTGCGCCAAGATCCTCGACCGCTTTGCCCCCATCCGCACGCTGCACCACGACGTGATCGATGAGCATGCCGCCGCGGTGAACCGCCTGCACACCGGCCGCCCCGTCAGCGAGACGGTCACCTATCCGTCGATCGGTTCGGTCGTCTCCTACCGCCGCGGCCCGGCCGACGAAGGGGTGCCCGCCTACGTCCTCATCGGATACCCGAGCACGACCCGCGGTCCCGGCTTCCTGGGATCCCAGTCCGGCTATCTGTACCTGACCGATACCGAATCGGGGCCGCAGGGCCTCTCGCGACCGGCCGATCTCACGCCGGAACGCGTCCGCCGCCGCGAAGCATTGCTCGCGGAAGTCCGTGGCGACTACCGCCGTCGGGCCTCCGGCAATCCGCTGGCCCAGGACTATGACCGCGCCGTCACCGAGCTGCAGCGCCTGTCGGGGCCGCAGTTCATGCAGACCTTCCAGCTCGACCGCGAGCCCGCCGAACTGCGGAACCGCTACGGCGGCGAGTTCGGCCAGCGCTGCCTGCTGACCCGCCGGCTGCTGGAGCGCGGCGTCCGCTTTGTCGAAGTCTCGCACAACCTGAACTTCCTCAACGGCACCGGCTGGGACGTCCACAACGAGGGGATCGAGCAGCAGCACCGGCTGATTCAGGAACTGGATCAGGCCGTCTCGGCGCTGGTCGTCGACCTCGAACGCTGCAAAATGCTCGACAAAACGCTCATTCTCGTCGCGACGGAGTTCGGCCGACCGGCTCAGTTCGATGGCGGCGGCGGCCGAGGCCACCACGGCAAATGCTTCAGCGTTGTCCTCGCAGGCGGCGGCCTGAAAACCGGCCAGGTGATCGGCGAAACCGACGAGCTGGCGATGAATCCGCTCTCGCGACCGGTTTCCGTGCCGGACCTGCACGCCACGGTCTACGCCGCAATGGGCATCAATCCGCACGAAGAATTGTACGCGGGCGATCGTCCCGTGCCGATTACCGACGGCGGACAGCCGATTCGCGAGCTGTTTGCTTGA
- a CDS encoding Gfo/Idh/MocA family protein, translating to MDRSKSVVPVRVGVVGLGRFGRLHALTLAGLGDVELVGLVARRRGSLEALQQELPGIPGWTDLEQAVAVSGAEAWVVACSTDQHVAVTRTLLRAGRTVLLEKPISASLADAESLAPWVAAESANLMLGHIVLFNSEFRQLRDEVSRRGRPAYIDCVRHRPATIVRDFPGENPLQAAMIHDLYAVQVLLGGEEPRRFAAQFHRTAGGDVDLALAQLEWSSGTLASFAASYLTPGGMPPRGFDRMEVFGEGWAARITPNPRPLEVWDERAQWPLALEIRTEASGPTGMMAEELRTFCRVVRGLESVPAGATYEAALQTQRWMHRLELAAEEGRI from the coding sequence ATGGACAGATCGAAGTCGGTCGTTCCAGTCCGGGTCGGGGTTGTGGGGCTGGGCCGGTTCGGTCGGCTGCATGCCCTGACGCTGGCAGGGCTTGGCGACGTCGAACTGGTCGGACTTGTGGCCCGGCGGCGGGGCAGCCTGGAAGCCCTTCAGCAGGAGCTGCCGGGCATTCCGGGCTGGACGGATCTGGAACAGGCGGTCGCAGTGTCGGGAGCCGAAGCGTGGGTGGTGGCCTGCTCGACGGACCAGCATGTTGCGGTGACGAGAACGCTGCTGCGGGCAGGCCGAACCGTCCTGCTGGAGAAGCCGATTTCCGCATCACTGGCGGATGCCGAGAGCCTGGCTCCGTGGGTTGCGGCGGAATCGGCGAATCTGATGCTGGGGCATATTGTGCTTTTCAACAGCGAGTTCCGGCAGCTTCGCGACGAGGTTTCCCGGCGCGGGCGACCGGCCTACATCGACTGCGTCAGGCATCGACCGGCGACGATCGTCCGGGACTTTCCGGGGGAGAACCCGCTGCAGGCGGCGATGATTCACGATCTGTACGCGGTGCAGGTCCTGCTGGGCGGCGAGGAGCCGCGGAGATTCGCCGCGCAGTTTCATCGAACGGCCGGCGGCGACGTCGATCTGGCGCTGGCTCAGCTCGAATGGAGCAGCGGTACGCTGGCCTCGTTCGCGGCCTCGTATCTGACGCCGGGCGGCATGCCGCCGCGGGGGTTCGACCGCATGGAAGTCTTTGGCGAGGGGTGGGCGGCGCGGATCACGCCGAATCCGCGTCCGCTGGAGGTCTGGGACGAGCGTGCTCAATGGCCGCTGGCGCTGGAGATCCGGACGGAGGCCTCGGGTCCGACCGGCATGATGGCGGAGGAGTTGCGGACGTTCTGCCGCGTGGTGCGCGGGCTGGAGAGCGTCCCCGCCGGGGCGACGTACGAGGCCGCCTTGCAGACTCAGCGATGGATGCACCGATTGGAGCTGGCTGCTGAAGAGGGCCGGATTTAG
- a CDS encoding DUF6263 family protein encodes MQCRWWLTGLICCMLGGAIPGCNPFQGAATDADEDLFAELDDLGANGDAPAASAAPPADAGAAGAAPATMTPAPPRWRLGDRFPLEKTVFQKVTQVGLGTPSAGSERLQLLLSLTVEEVSSERARFGVRYHRVRLVREMAGETFDYDSGSSTAAPPPAALAYAGMINDGFSFWLTTDGRVGDLVGFSEFLQRCAGRTTPENRQQVLTQLAQFQSGQGVASFVDDSVGMLPAEADGARASAGLRIGSAWQLAPRQYQSPAPMVEQAHCIVKQLSPEAAEVSLFGKITPGAATSPIPGTMSVAIREGHATGQCQFDRRTGLPTKSHIERRVSMLVTLPDGTQVAQEKEVVTALASFPTELAAVQPPAGQLQPGEGTGIVRASAVEHAVGTGGPGQVASALFQAPAPPPQQRLP; translated from the coding sequence ATGCAATGCCGATGGTGGCTGACAGGACTGATCTGCTGCATGCTCGGCGGAGCAATCCCCGGCTGCAATCCGTTTCAAGGAGCGGCGACGGACGCGGACGAAGATCTGTTCGCCGAACTGGACGATCTGGGGGCCAACGGCGACGCTCCTGCCGCGTCCGCGGCTCCCCCCGCAGACGCCGGTGCGGCGGGCGCCGCACCGGCCACCATGACGCCTGCACCGCCGCGCTGGCGCCTCGGCGACCGCTTTCCCCTTGAAAAAACCGTCTTTCAGAAGGTCACGCAGGTCGGTTTGGGAACGCCCTCTGCAGGGTCCGAACGCCTGCAGCTCCTGCTGTCGCTGACTGTTGAAGAAGTCTCGTCCGAACGGGCGCGGTTCGGCGTCCGATACCATCGCGTCCGGCTGGTCCGCGAAATGGCCGGCGAAACGTTCGACTACGATTCCGGCAGCAGCACCGCGGCGCCTCCCCCGGCGGCTCTGGCCTACGCAGGAATGATCAATGATGGCTTCTCGTTCTGGCTGACCACCGACGGCCGCGTCGGCGATTTGGTTGGCTTTTCGGAGTTTCTGCAGCGCTGCGCGGGCCGGACGACCCCCGAAAATCGTCAGCAGGTCCTCACGCAACTGGCTCAGTTCCAGTCGGGACAAGGCGTGGCCAGCTTCGTGGACGACAGCGTCGGCATGTTGCCTGCGGAAGCCGACGGCGCCCGTGCCTCGGCCGGGCTGAGAATCGGTTCGGCGTGGCAATTGGCGCCCCGCCAGTACCAGTCCCCGGCACCGATGGTCGAACAGGCGCATTGCATCGTCAAGCAGCTCTCGCCGGAGGCCGCCGAAGTCAGCCTGTTTGGCAAGATCACTCCCGGGGCGGCGACGAGCCCCATTCCCGGGACGATGTCCGTGGCGATCCGTGAAGGGCATGCGACCGGGCAGTGCCAGTTCGACCGCCGCACAGGCCTGCCGACAAAATCGCACATCGAACGCCGCGTCAGCATGCTGGTCACGCTCCCCGATGGGACCCAGGTGGCCCAGGAAAAGGAAGTCGTCACCGCGCTGGCGTCATTCCCGACAGAACTGGCCGCCGTCCAGCCGCCTGCCGGGCAGTTGCAACCCGGCGAGGGAACCGGCATCGTTCGCGCCAGCGCCGTCGAGCACGCCGTGGGAACTGGCGGGCCAGGACAGGTCGCGTCCGCGCTGTTCCAGGCGCCCGCACCGCCGCCGCAGCAGCGGCTGCCCTGA
- a CDS encoding FmdB family zinc ribbon protein gives MVIPTVIPRGELLQMPIYVYEILDDDGEPAGTFEVFQQIKDEPLTRHPETGQPVERLITPPFIGGQWSEHSMHKSVSDDKKLEKQGFTKYVKAGNGIYEKRCGKGPQTISRDQPIKGSDLK, from the coding sequence ATGGTGATTCCGACGGTCATTCCCCGGGGGGAACTGCTGCAGATGCCGATCTATGTTTATGAAATTCTGGACGACGATGGCGAGCCGGCCGGCACGTTTGAGGTCTTTCAGCAGATCAAGGACGAACCGTTGACCCGGCATCCGGAAACCGGGCAGCCGGTCGAGCGGCTCATCACCCCGCCGTTCATCGGCGGGCAGTGGTCCGAGCACTCCATGCACAAGAGCGTCTCCGACGACAAGAAGCTGGAAAAGCAGGGTTTCACCAAGTACGTGAAGGCCGGCAACGGCATCTACGAAAAACGCTGCGGCAAGGGTCCGCAGACGATCTCCAGGGACCAGCCGATCAAAGGTTCCGACCTGAAATAG
- a CDS encoding serine hydrolase domain-containing protein, whose amino-acid sequence MKRRTFLQCGFAGAIGAPLLAALRDDRLDDAVEVLAKATASGQVASAVLHAAQRQATLTKHFGKASSGEAMFLLGSISKPICVTALMRLFDQGEFRLDDRLQKFLPKFAGNGREQVTLRQVLTHVSGLPDQLAANAMLRKNHAGLAEFVEHAIRTPVEFVPGSKSQYSSMGILLATHVAELISGTGILELVEGTVMRPLGMQHSAQGLGRFSLQDVVPCQTEFGAPESGAGDPTAKDWDWNSLYWRKLGAPWGGTHASAPDVGRFLAEFLSRQGVVVKPETAQLMTSNQNGPGLTPRGLGFNVSAAAGSPGCSAKTFGHTGSTGTLAWADPSTETICVVLTSLPGTAAHPHPRALAGAEVAAAAAR is encoded by the coding sequence ATGAAACGTCGCACCTTTCTGCAGTGTGGATTTGCCGGCGCCATTGGCGCACCGTTGCTGGCGGCGCTTCGGGACGACCGTCTCGATGACGCCGTGGAGGTGCTGGCGAAAGCAACCGCCAGCGGTCAGGTCGCTTCGGCCGTGCTGCATGCGGCGCAGCGTCAGGCGACATTGACGAAGCACTTTGGCAAAGCGTCGTCCGGGGAGGCGATGTTCCTGCTGGGGTCGATTTCGAAGCCGATCTGCGTCACGGCTCTGATGCGACTGTTCGATCAGGGAGAGTTCCGGCTCGACGATCGGCTGCAGAAGTTTCTGCCGAAGTTCGCGGGGAATGGTCGGGAGCAGGTGACGCTGCGGCAGGTCCTGACTCACGTGTCGGGGCTGCCGGATCAACTGGCCGCCAACGCGATGTTGAGGAAGAATCACGCCGGTCTGGCGGAGTTCGTCGAGCACGCGATTCGGACGCCGGTGGAGTTTGTGCCGGGCTCGAAGTCCCAGTATTCGAGCATGGGGATTCTGCTGGCGACGCACGTTGCGGAGTTGATCAGCGGAACGGGAATTCTGGAACTTGTCGAAGGGACGGTGATGCGGCCGCTGGGGATGCAGCATTCGGCTCAGGGACTCGGTCGGTTTTCGCTGCAGGATGTCGTCCCCTGTCAGACCGAGTTCGGCGCGCCGGAATCCGGGGCGGGGGATCCGACCGCCAAAGACTGGGACTGGAACAGTCTTTACTGGCGCAAGCTGGGGGCCCCCTGGGGCGGCACACATGCCTCTGCGCCGGACGTGGGGCGATTCCTGGCGGAGTTTCTTTCCCGTCAGGGGGTCGTCGTTAAACCGGAGACGGCGCAGCTCATGACCAGCAATCAGAACGGGCCGGGTCTGACGCCGCGCGGCCTGGGCTTCAACGTCAGCGCGGCGGCCGGCAGTCCCGGATGTTCCGCGAAGACATTCGGGCATACGGGATCAACAGGAACGCTGGCGTGGGCCGACCCGAGCACGGAGACGATCTGCGTCGTGCTGACGTCGCTGCCCGGCACAGCGGCTCACCCGCATCCGAGAGCGCTGGCCGGTGCGGAGGTGGCGGCGGCCGCCGCCCGGTGA